AAGATTTTTATATAGGAATCCAGGCACCCACAGTTCTCTTTATGAAATCCATGGAGGAGAATTCAGGTACCCATAATTTCCCATATGAATTTCCTATTTGGGAATTCAGGTACCCATAGtttcccatatggattttcTATACAGGAATCCAGGTGTCTGTAGTTTCCCATATATATTTCCTATACAGGAATCCTGGTATCCACATTTTCTTATATGCAATCCAGAGTTTCCCATATGAATTTCCTATAGGGAAATTCAGGTATTCATAAATTCCCATAAAGATTTTTATATAGGAATCCAGGCACCCACAGTTCTCTATGTGAAATCCATGGATGGAAATACAGGTATCCAAAGTTTCCCATATGAATTTCCTATTTGGGAATTCAGGTACCCATAGtttcccatatggattttcTATACAGGAATCCAGGAGTCTGTAGTTTCCCATATATATTTCCTATACAGGAATCCTGGTATCCACATTTTCTTATATGCAATCCATAGTTTCCCATATGAATTTCCTACAGGGAAATTCTGGTATTCATAAATTCCCATAAAGATTTTCTACATGGGAATTCAGGCATCCATAGTTTCTTGTATGGAATCTATGGATGGGAATACAGGCATCCAGAATTTCCCACATAAATTTCCTGTATGAAAATTCAGGTATCCATAGTTTCCTATATGGATTTTCTATATGAATCCATACTTTCCTATGGATCTTCATGTAAATCCATAAATTTCTATATAATCCTGGATTTTTTTGACAGGGCAATttaattgtcattaaaaatacattacggGGACGGAAACTAAATCCTTATCAAACTTTCTATGAACTCCAATCAATAactcaattaaaaaatgaataaacaaataattttattcaaagctCATCAAAACCAGCCCACTTTCCCTTCTTCTTTTTACTCTTATTTTTATCACCACACCAGCAAGCCTGAGATTGAGCATCAATGAAACTCTTGCATCCCAATGCCGTGGTCCCGGTGTACAACATCTTGGCAGCTGCTTTGCACGTATTGACGATCGTCACTCCAGTGCTTTGATAACTGTcacaatatttatatagacaTCTTTTGAACTCAAGATCGCACTTTTCTTTATCAGAATTGCAAGTATCGTAGCAGATATCGTGTTCATCGCAGCATTTTGTCATTTCTGACAGCGgcaaatattcttgatttatcttcaaattttaaataaataaattaagtcattaattacaaataattaaattacgcaattgcaataattaattaaattttttacctcgATTCCTAATGACCCGCAGCCATTGCTTTGGGGAACATGACTTCTGTCAGGTTTTGCTGTCACACctgcaattaaattaattatttttactctaattaattttaattactgacAATTATgtcaattaattcattaattattttattgacaagtagaattttgtaaaaaaaaaaatttttaggttatgagtaaaaattaaattttctgagtgaaaaaaaatttgaatttaccaTTAGGACAAGAGAAAATACAATTTTCTTCAACAGCAGCATCAAAAACTTCATGgatatcttttattttacgaGCAACAGTAATTgcactttgaaaaaaatcaccaaAGATTGTCTCTGCGCTCAAAACGGCGTCACGTAAATTTCCTAGAAGTCCAGCTCCGTATCCTGACCAAGCGTACGCGAggaaagttaataaatatacaaaaatttttctatatcgCATTAAATCCATTGTAGgcaatgattataattatatcaggtatttataaatatgaccTTTGAATTCACTtttacatttgaaatttaaactgcgctttaaaaatttaaattacagctCCGGTGTCTGAAGTTGCGAGTCtggttttgataattttttgtcatcaCTGGCTGCggtattaatatataattgatatttaataaatataagaataagatgagtgtattttaaatttcaaactaaTCCTCAGTGTACACGTGGAcgtttgaatatttgaatttatttatagactGGTCATGAGAATTTTATGTTCCCACTTGATTGGTAATGAAGGAGGTGAACAACTGCAGtgagaaattcaaaaatctaggaagtgatgatgaaaaaaatgataaattttgctggttcgtatttttaattacaagcAGCAGTATCAGgaaagatttaaatttaaatgtcaactgGCCCCGCTGATCTGGTGCACGAATCAGCACAAGTAGAAtttgcttttaaaaaatttccatacgCTGATTAGCAGTGATGGGCATACTTAAGTACATTTGTATTTTAAGTActaattaagtaataaatactttgatatataataatttttttttgtagagtaaaaatatgcaagtaattagtatttttaacaAGTACTAAATACGACATACCGAAGTActtcgtattttatttattatctaattacaaatacttttaatttttcctaGTACTAAATACAATagtatttagtattttatttttaaactaaataagAATACTTTTGTACTCATAGAACGGTTCAAGTACTAAGTACATTTGTACTGAGATTAAAAGTTGCATTCAAGTACTAGATCATTGGTAtttctaacaaaaaataattaaaaactcccAGAGTATTTTTTAGATTGACTATAGAAGTTGagccaataataaattaaaacgatTAAACCTTTTAACTCTACaagaactttttattttaaattttatgtcaatagaaaaaagttttttttttttttaagaacccgtaaagaaatgatgttataaaattttatataatcatttttgctcgggtatataaaaatgattgattaGATTACTGGTTGAAGCTGAAACATAAACTGTACGCGTGCACTTATTTGAACTAAACAGTATAAATTTGACaacaatatattaatatcatctaatgaataaatttgactATTAAAATCTTAGGAGTGCAATAGtatattcaaaaatgataattttaagtcTCAATCGTCGTATGTAAAGTTCTGGTAGTGATAgaataagtattaaaaatttttttttaatagatactGTGACAATTATAAGttgtaattacaattatgctTAGTACttatatcaaatttaagtaaaaagtacTACAACAAGTACAATGTATTTAGTATAgataaatcgtaaaaaatacTAAGTTACAAACTATTTAGTACTTTGTCTGTTTCTGaggataagtattttttagacACGTACCAATAATTCATTTGggtttcaagtcaaattttacttaaatactcagtatttattaaatcctATTTTGCCCATCTCTGCTGATTAGTTTCTTGAAGAATggaatagaaaattataaatttatggtaaaattgtttgatttacttatgaaaaattgataataattaagttttttaaaatattttttttggtgtCATTATTCCAGTCCGTTTACTTTTTAGTTCGTCCATTTTTGGTTTGTGACTGCGATtgatttttctattaatttaaaattgtaaaaacaaATTAGTTATTACCTGgcattaattaacaaaaaaaaagtttatgccTAAAATCATACAAGTTCTAATTACTTtgctattttttttggattcatcAGCTGTGACATGGACACCAACTTCCGATGGgcttaatttttcttttacgcTGTATTTATTCGCTTCTAGGCTTCTGCAGATCGACGACCTGT
This sequence is a window from Microplitis mediator isolate UGA2020A chromosome 3, iyMicMedi2.1, whole genome shotgun sequence. Protein-coding genes within it:
- the LOC130664973 gene encoding group XIIA secretory phospholipase A2; translation: MDLMRYRKIFVYLLTFLAYAWSGYGAGLLGNLRDAVLSAETIFGDFFQSAITVARKIKDIHEVFDAAVEENCIFSCPNGVTAKPDRSHVPQSNGCGSLGIEINQEYLPLSEMTKCCDEHDICYDTCNSDKEKCDLEFKRCLYKYCDSYQSTGVTIVNTCKAAAKMLYTGTTALGCKSFIDAQSQACWCGDKNKSKKKKGKWAGFDEL